Proteins from one Palaemon carinicauda isolate YSFRI2023 unplaced genomic scaffold, ASM3689809v2 scaffold206, whole genome shotgun sequence genomic window:
- the LOC137635974 gene encoding BAI1-associated protein 3-like, with protein MDEDIENEVWQMCSVLRDLELNKEPPHYFPHCSTAPFLLYLALAEFSRFQEHVPNAERRTLLLGTVWGHFLPSVTKWVDVTCYRMLCRIRNAILTDRVANTGEPVQYTTSAVDTTSCFYHVKTFWRHLAWPDPCSSYTLVVKMMESMSGTADYYVFLLQQRLHTLATDTEEDERAQQLCITVNNMEHVRNSLTLLQEELQFEQLGQILDAQDPRAGTTYTDHLTGLLFAALNNLDTKIAESLSPVSDKLRQELQKDVFHLAWSPDSLPAEEAVRPLLERLYASLSMYSAALLKNNLDRLLHLLWLGVLGALHQQIGKDTEEKQEAFFVRLYDALGLLRGFFHAHGRGLDSATLMGEEYSALERQLRLHKTPTEALIEAYHLERLVVQERIESSEYGSLFVRVYFNHDSLCVEVLQARNIIPLDPNGFSDPFVVIELLPKRLFPGSVPQQTNVHKKTLHPLFDECFEFPASLESCQTEGAMILFTLMDHDVITCNDFGGEAFLSLNTIPGVVPSSASVDNFHGLKPIELNLMFQKDPDNIMLKVLETRTNDKMAMEFVKKQKERISTS; from the exons ATGGACGAGGACATTGAGAATGAAGTCTGGCAGATGTGTTCGGTgctaagggacttggaactgaacAAGGAACCCCCACATTACTTTCCTCACTGTTCGACTGCCCCCTTCTTGCTCTACCTCGCTCTAGCAGAGTTCTCTAG ATTCCAGGAACACGTCCCAAACGCAGAGAGGCGTACGTTACTTCTTGGAACTGTGTGGGGTCATTTTCTACCTTCTGTTACCAAGTGGGTAGATGTAACATGTTACAGAATGCTCTGTAGGATCCGAAATGCGATCCTCACGGATAGAGTTGCTAACACAGGAGAACCCGTCCAG tACACAACATCAGCGGTTGACACTACATCCTGTTTCTACCACGTAAAGACTTTTTGGAGGCACTTAGCGTGGCCTGACCCGTGTTCTTCTTACACTCTGGTTGTGAAAATGATGGAG TCGATGTCCGGCACTGCAGACTACTACGTATTCCTCTTGCAACAACGTCTCCATACCTTGGCAACCGATACAGAAGAGGATGAGAGAGCACAGCAGCTGTGCATAACTGTCAATAATATGGAACATGTcagaaactctctcaccttactccaAGAAGAGTTACAG TTTGAGCAACTTGGTCAAATCCTTGACGCTCAAGACCCTCGAGCTGGCACTACATACACTGATCACCTGACTGGTCTCCTCTTTGCTGCCCTCAACAACCTAGACACAAAGATAGCAGAGTCCCTTTCTCCAGTTTCCGATAAG cttcgtcaagaaCTTCAAAAAGATGTTTTCCATCTGGCATGGTCACCAGATTCCTTGCCAGCAGAGGAGGCTGTGCGTCCTCTTTTAGAGCGTCTTTATGCATCTCTGTCAATGTATTCAGCAGCGTTGCTCAAAAACAATCTTGATCGGCTATTGCATCTACTTTGGTTGGGTGTGCTTGGTGCTCTTCATCAGCAGATTGGGAAGGACACAGAG GAAAAACAAGAGGCGTTTTTTGTTCGTTTGTATGACGCTTTGGGTTTACTAAGAGGGTTTTTCCACGCTCATGGCCGTGGTCTTGACAGCGCCACCCTCATGGGAGAAGAATACTCTGCTCTTGAAAGACAATTAAGA CTACACAAAACTCCAACGGAGGCTCTAATTGAGGCTTACCATTTAGAGCGATTAGTGGTGCAAGAAAGAATAGAGTCTTCAGAGTATGGATCTTTGTTTGTTAGAGTATATTTCAATCATGATTCACTCTGTGTTGAAGTTCTTCAAGCAAGAAACATCATTCCATTAGACCCTAATG GTTTCAGCGATCCATTTGTGGTGATAGAATTATTACCCAAGCGACTTTTCCCTGGATCAGTTCCACAGCAAACCAACGTCCATAAAAAAACCCTTCACCCACTTTTTGACGAATGCTTCGAGTT CCCGGCATCCCTGGAAAGCTGCCAGACAGAAGGTGCCATGATCCTTTTCACTCTGATGGATCATGATGTTATCACTTGCAATGACTTTGGAGGAGAGGCTTTCCTTTCTCTTAACACCATACCAGGagttgttccttcttcagcatcagTTGATAATTTCCATGGACTAAAACCCATCGAGCTCAACCTTATGTTCCAAAAGGATCCAG ATAACATCATGTTAAAGGTCCTGGAGACAAGAACCAACGACAAGATGGCCATGGAGTTTGTCAAGAAACAAAAGGAAAGAATATCGACTTCCTAG